The Prosthecobacter dejongeii genome contains a region encoding:
- a CDS encoding PSD1 and planctomycete cytochrome C domain-containing protein, translating to MAPLFIGGALSAEDPEASRIAFFEKKIRPILVENCYTCHSAETKPSGGLRVDDRQGLLLGGNSGSAIVAGDPAASLLLQRIQHADAKKVMPKEGDKLTAAQVADLSTWIQQGAAWPRERVPASLTRAKPEFEALKKSHWALQPLKNPKAPAVKDASWAETEVDRFIEARLEEKNLVPVADADRVTWIRRVTYDLTGLPPTPEEISTFISDTTPEAAAHLVDRLLESPAFGERWGRHWLDVARYGESTGPSRNIPYPHAWKYRDYVIDAVNRDVPLDRFIQEQVAGDLLPAASEAERNRLLTATGFLALGVKDVNQRFKVRFIMDNVDEQIDAVTRSVLGLTVNCARCHDHKFDPIPMADYYALAGIFTSTDNAAGVRNKMGGGGLDYYDPVNLIRLASKIAPPPEAKVKELEAKVAEAKTAFEEIRGTPEGLKKDADGRPVQRGYRTRFESLQSDLLELTDPAARGHAVHGVRDAQAIADTEIRIRGEAERLGPTVKRGFLSAVEVPGSPKINPSQSGRLELAQWLTSAQNPLTARVAVNRVWQHLFGDGLVTTVDNFGLNGDKPSHPELLDFLAQQFIREGWSTKKLVRSLALSRAYRLGSEAPKNHHEVDPANRLVWRHSPRRLSAEEMRDSILAASGRLKSRPEIFAVTKLRMVEMRDNGPEAAGIHTAADQGLQRSVYLPLLRVVIPKSLEAFDPVEQTLVSGQRSTTTVPTQALYLMNSSFVRQQSLALAERLLSQKAESVQARIRQAYLLTLGREPSTSEITRAEAFLLEYADAYTPTAAPALVAKAESAPEIAATETTAVITPANSDDVDRTEAKVTETIVEPTTAEAAAWMSFTQALYASAEFRFVR from the coding sequence TTGGCCCCCTTGTTTATCGGCGGCGCCCTTTCAGCAGAAGATCCTGAAGCTTCAAGGATTGCTTTCTTTGAAAAGAAGATCCGCCCCATCTTGGTGGAGAACTGCTACACCTGCCACTCGGCTGAGACCAAACCTTCCGGCGGTCTTCGGGTGGATGATCGGCAAGGCCTCTTGTTAGGCGGAAATAGTGGCTCTGCTATCGTGGCAGGGGATCCTGCGGCTAGTTTGTTGCTACAACGCATTCAGCATGCCGATGCCAAAAAAGTCATGCCGAAAGAAGGAGATAAGCTCACGGCAGCTCAGGTCGCAGACCTCAGCACCTGGATTCAGCAGGGAGCAGCGTGGCCCAGAGAGCGCGTGCCTGCCTCACTTACGAGGGCAAAGCCGGAGTTTGAAGCTTTGAAAAAAAGTCATTGGGCTCTTCAACCTCTGAAAAATCCGAAGGCCCCCGCTGTGAAAGATGCTTCATGGGCTGAGACAGAGGTGGACCGTTTCATCGAGGCCAGACTGGAAGAGAAGAATCTGGTGCCTGTGGCCGATGCGGACCGCGTCACATGGATTCGCCGTGTGACCTATGACCTTACAGGTCTGCCACCCACACCTGAAGAAATCTCCACCTTCATCAGTGATACTACGCCTGAGGCAGCGGCTCATCTGGTGGATCGCTTGCTGGAATCTCCTGCCTTTGGTGAACGCTGGGGTCGTCATTGGTTGGACGTGGCGCGCTATGGGGAGTCCACCGGGCCCTCCCGTAACATCCCTTATCCACACGCTTGGAAGTATCGCGACTATGTCATTGATGCAGTGAACCGTGATGTGCCCTTGGACCGCTTCATCCAGGAACAGGTGGCAGGAGATCTGCTGCCTGCTGCCTCAGAAGCAGAACGCAACCGCTTGCTCACAGCTACGGGCTTTTTGGCCTTAGGCGTGAAGGATGTGAACCAGCGCTTCAAAGTACGCTTCATCATGGACAATGTGGATGAGCAGATCGATGCCGTGACTCGTTCTGTGCTAGGGCTCACCGTGAACTGCGCGCGTTGCCACGATCATAAGTTCGATCCCATCCCCATGGCTGACTACTATGCCCTAGCCGGCATCTTCACCAGCACGGACAATGCCGCAGGTGTGCGTAACAAAATGGGTGGGGGAGGCCTGGATTATTATGATCCGGTCAATCTCATCCGCCTAGCTTCCAAAATCGCACCGCCACCAGAGGCCAAAGTCAAAGAGCTAGAAGCCAAAGTTGCAGAGGCGAAAACGGCCTTTGAAGAAATTCGGGGCACGCCTGAGGGGCTGAAAAAAGATGCCGATGGGCGCCCTGTTCAGCGTGGTTATCGCACCCGCTTTGAGTCCCTGCAGTCAGATCTACTGGAGCTCACAGATCCTGCTGCGCGTGGCCATGCCGTGCATGGTGTGCGTGATGCTCAAGCCATCGCTGATACAGAGATTCGCATCCGGGGTGAGGCTGAGCGACTGGGCCCGACCGTCAAGCGCGGATTTCTCTCCGCTGTGGAAGTCCCCGGCAGCCCGAAAATCAATCCTTCACAGAGTGGTCGCCTAGAACTCGCCCAGTGGCTCACCAGTGCGCAAAATCCCCTCACCGCGCGTGTCGCCGTTAATCGTGTTTGGCAGCACCTCTTCGGCGATGGTCTTGTCACCACCGTGGACAATTTTGGTTTGAATGGGGATAAACCATCACATCCTGAGCTGTTGGACTTCCTCGCCCAGCAATTCATTCGGGAGGGTTGGTCCACAAAAAAATTAGTCCGCTCCCTGGCTCTTAGCCGTGCTTATCGGTTGGGCAGCGAGGCACCGAAAAATCACCATGAGGTGGACCCTGCCAATCGTCTCGTCTGGAGGCATTCACCTCGGCGTCTTTCCGCTGAGGAAATGCGCGATTCCATCCTGGCTGCGTCAGGTCGCCTGAAATCCCGCCCCGAAATTTTCGCTGTCACTAAGCTGCGCATGGTGGAGATGCGTGACAATGGCCCCGAAGCCGCTGGCATCCATACCGCAGCTGACCAGGGCCTCCAGCGCAGCGTTTACCTGCCTTTGTTGCGAGTTGTCATCCCCAAATCTCTGGAGGCTTTTGATCCGGTGGAGCAAACCCTCGTCTCCGGACAGCGCAGCACGACCACCGTCCCCACTCAAGCCCTCTACCTGATGAATTCCTCCTTCGTTCGCCAGCAGTCTCTGGCCCTGGCCGAGCGTTTGCTCTCACAAAAAGCAGAGTCCGTCCAGGCCAGAATCCGTCAAGCCTATCTCTTGACTCTGGGGCGCGAACCTAGCACTTCGGAGATCACTCGTGCGGAGGCTTTCTTGTTGGAGTACGCAGATGCCTACACTCCCACAGCGGCTCCAGCGCTGGTGGCTAAGGCAGAATCCGCTCCTGAAATAGCAGCGACTGAAACCACCGCCGTCATCACGCCTGCGAACTCCGATGATGTGGACCGCACAGAGGCCAAAGTGACGGAGACCATCGTGGAGCCGACCACCGCAGAAGCTGCTGCCTGGATGAGCTTCACCCAAGCTCTTTATGCCTCGGCCGAATTCCGCTTTGTCCGCTAA
- a CDS encoding DUF1501 domain-containing protein — MSVDHPSRFSRRLALQTTAAGFGYMAFNGLLAAEAIRNGTPLKPLAPRDSHFPAKAKRIIFVFMEGSMSQHDTFEYKPELFKNNGKPGPGGGTLTASKFKFSQHGQTGTWFSELLPSIAKHSDKLCWLRGLHTDTPAHPQAVVQLHTGSANAALTRPSMGAWLLYGLGTPNQDLPGYITINPPPNFGGAVNYGSAFLPAHYQGTRITDQGHLPNLKPASAVPLQRKQLDLIQSMNRDFAGSPGAPDPVEAIIDSYELGFRMQGKVAELLDISKEPKKVQDAYGVNDPGPKAAFARQCLMARRLSEAGVRFVEICQGGWDHHNNLHKGLLDRTNSVDQPTAALLTDLEERGLLEDTLVLFGSEFGRLPTAQGVDGRDHNITGYSMFLAGAGVKKGYSYGGTDELGIKAVEGRMHINDLHATLLALMGLDHERLTHRYAGRDFRLTDVAGEVAKDIFA; from the coding sequence ATGTCTGTCGATCATCCCTCTCGCTTTTCTCGCCGCCTGGCGTTGCAAACAACGGCCGCTGGATTTGGCTACATGGCCTTCAATGGTCTGCTGGCAGCGGAGGCCATTCGCAATGGCACTCCCCTGAAACCCCTAGCCCCCCGGGACTCTCATTTCCCAGCCAAGGCCAAGCGTATTATTTTTGTCTTCATGGAAGGATCCATGTCCCAGCATGACACCTTTGAATACAAGCCCGAGCTCTTTAAAAACAATGGCAAGCCAGGCCCCGGCGGCGGCACTCTCACCGCTTCCAAATTTAAATTTAGCCAGCACGGCCAGACAGGGACCTGGTTCTCAGAGTTGCTGCCGAGCATCGCGAAACATTCAGATAAACTCTGCTGGCTGCGCGGCCTCCACACGGATACTCCTGCACATCCGCAAGCCGTGGTGCAGCTCCATACAGGCAGTGCCAATGCGGCTCTCACTCGTCCTAGCATGGGGGCTTGGTTACTTTATGGACTGGGCACGCCCAATCAGGACCTTCCTGGCTATATCACCATCAATCCGCCGCCTAATTTTGGTGGAGCTGTGAACTACGGCAGCGCCTTTTTGCCTGCCCACTATCAGGGCACCCGCATCACGGATCAGGGGCATCTGCCCAATCTCAAGCCTGCCTCCGCCGTGCCTTTGCAGCGCAAGCAGTTAGACCTCATTCAGTCCATGAACCGAGATTTTGCAGGTAGCCCGGGCGCGCCTGATCCTGTCGAGGCCATCATTGATTCTTACGAACTTGGTTTCCGCATGCAGGGGAAAGTGGCTGAGCTACTGGACATCTCCAAGGAGCCCAAAAAAGTTCAAGACGCTTATGGTGTGAATGACCCAGGGCCCAAGGCCGCCTTTGCCCGCCAGTGCCTCATGGCGCGGCGTCTCAGTGAGGCAGGCGTGCGTTTTGTGGAAATCTGCCAAGGCGGCTGGGACCACCATAACAATCTCCACAAAGGTCTCCTTGACCGCACGAATTCTGTAGATCAGCCGACTGCGGCTCTGCTCACAGATCTGGAGGAGCGTGGCCTTCTGGAGGATACCCTTGTGCTCTTCGGCTCTGAGTTCGGTCGTCTGCCCACCGCTCAGGGCGTGGATGGTCGGGATCATAACATCACGGGTTATTCCATGTTCTTGGCCGGGGCAGGGGTAAAAAAAGGCTATAGCTACGGGGGAACTGATGAATTGGGTATCAAGGCTGTAGAAGGCCGCATGCACATCAATGATCTGCACGCTACGCTCCTGGCTCTCATGGGTTTAGATCATGAGCGCCTCACGCATCGCTATGCTGGCCGCGACTTCCGCCTCACAGATGTGGCGGGTGAGGTGGCGAAAGACATTTTTGCCTGA